ACGGTGAAGATGGCTGATGTTAAAAAGGGAGATTCGAGCAAAAATATAATTCTAAAGCCCGAAGATATAGTAGTTGTACCAGAACGCTTTTTTTAAAAAAGACATATGCAAATAATTATTGATAAAAAGGTAAAAAATGACTCCTACACATTTTGAGAAAGAAATCCATCTAAGGAATTACCTCAGAGTAATAAAAAAGAGGCAATGGATAATAATAACTTTCTTTCTTATTGTGGTTATTACTGTAACAATCCACTCTTTTAAAATGAAACCCGTCTATCAAGCTACTGCAAAAGTTCTTATAGAGAAGGAAGAACCAAAAGTAATATCCATTGAAGAGGTCTTGGCCTTGAACTTGGATAGGAAAGAACAAGACTATTACCAAACTCAATACAAGATAATCGAAAGTCGTTCATTAGCAAACAAAGTCTTAAAGAAATTAGATCTGAAAAACAACAAGGATTTTTTACCACCAAAAAAAGATGATTTTAGTATTATCAGATATCTGTCTTCTGCTTTAAATACTTCTGTAAGTAAATTGAAACGTGAAGAGAAAGAATATTCAGAAAAAGCAGAACTGACAGAATCAAAAGAGGAAACAAGATTAATTGATCTTTTTCTTTCCAAACTTATTGTAAGTCCTATAAGGAACAGTCGGCTGGTAGATATCAGTTATGAAGGGCACAATCCCCTCTTAATAACTAAAATTACCAATACTTTAGCTGAAGCCTATATACAAAAGAACTTAGAGGTAAAATTTTATGCATCTGAAGAAGCAAAAGAGTGGCTTAGTGAACGGCTTCAAGAACAGGAAAATAAACTTGACGAATCTCAACGTGCCTTCCAAAAATATAAAGAAGAAAATAATATCATTTCTATAAAAGGAAAAGAGAATTTGGTTACCCAAAGACTTACACAATTAGGTACTGCCTTTACAGAAGCCAAGTCAGAAAGGATCGGAAAAGAAACCATGTATTTTCAATTAAAAAAATATGGTAACGATCTAGAGAAAGTCGAAACCCTCCCAGTCATCGTTGATAATCGATTGATTCAGAATCTAAAAGAAGATTATGTGAGATTACAGAGGGCGTTTTCAGAATTATCAGAAAAATATAAAGAAAAACACCCCAAGTTGATCAGAATAAATTCTCAGTTGCAAACAATGAAAAAGAGAGCAACCGAAGAGATAAAAAAGGTAGCCAGCAGTATTGAGACAGAGTATCGAGTTCTACTCTCCAGGGAACAGGCATTAAAGAATGCTCTTGATGCCCAACAAAAAGAAGCTTTAGACTTGAATCAGAAGGCCATAAAATATGGAATCCTTGAAAGGGAGGTAAATACTAATCAACAGTTTTATGATACGTTATTAAATCGTTTTAAAGAGACAACCCTTACAGGAGAGCTCAAGACGGGAAATATAAGGATTGTAGACCGTGCTGAAGTTCCCAGCAAGCCGGTAAAGCCAAATAAAAAACTTAATATTTTATTAGCAATAATTGTAGGATTGACTATTGGCACAGGTTTGGCATTCTTTTTCGAATATCTTGACTCTACAATTCAAACCCCTGAAGATATAGAAGATTATTTAAGGATTCCTTATTTAGGTGGTATTGAACAGTTTTCAAAAAAGACCTCAGCTGATAATATGGAGAAGGAATTATTTGTTCTTTCCGAT
This region of Nitrospinota bacterium genomic DNA includes:
- a CDS encoding polysaccharide biosynthesis tyrosine autokinase, yielding MTPTHFEKEIHLRNYLRVIKKRQWIIITFFLIVVITVTIHSFKMKPVYQATAKVLIEKEEPKVISIEEVLALNLDRKEQDYYQTQYKIIESRSLANKVLKKLDLKNNKDFLPPKKDDFSIIRYLSSALNTSVSKLKREEKEYSEKAELTESKEETRLIDLFLSKLIVSPIRNSRLVDISYEGHNPLLITKITNTLAEAYIQKNLEVKFYASEEAKEWLSERLQEQENKLDESQRAFQKYKEENNIISIKGKENLVTQRLTQLGTAFTEAKSERIGKETMYFQLKKYGNDLEKVETLPVIVDNRLIQNLKEDYVRLQRAFSELSEKYKEKHPKLIRINSQLQTMKKRATEEIKKVASSIETEYRVLLSREQALKNALDAQQKEALDLNQKAIKYGILEREVNTNQQFYDTLLNRFKETTLTGELKTGNIRIVDRAEVPSKPVKPNKKLNILLAIIVGLTIGTGLAFFFEYLDSTIQTPEDIEDYLRIPYLGGIEQFSKKTSADNMEKELFVLSDPQSTISEAIKGVRTNISIIRDKDLKRAILITSTAPKEGKTAIVSNLAIVLAQTGKKVLLIDADIRKPRIHELFDLKLLPGLTDILQGKNNIEPIIQSTSVENLSIITSGDVPQNPSELLSSKRIQLMIESLKKKFD